From a region of the Vaginimicrobium propionicum genome:
- a CDS encoding heavy-metal-associated domain-containing protein, translating to MISNYRISGMTCGHCVKAVTEEVSDLAGVEKVEVELADGKMTVYSQQPLTIDEIKAAVAEAGDYTVVPA from the coding sequence ATGATTTCTAACTACCGAATTTCAGGAATGACTTGTGGTCACTGTGTCAAGGCGGTGACCGAAGAGGTATCAGATTTAGCTGGCGTCGAAAAGGTTGAAGTAGAGCTAGCCGATGGCAAAATGACGGTCTATTCGCAACAGCCGTTAACCATAGACGAGATTAAGGCTGCCGTCGCAGAAGCCGGGGATTACACCGTAGTGCCGGCCTAG